CGGGACCACCTCGGTGATGGCCGGGACGCTCAGGACGGTCGGGGACGCGTCGGCGTCCTGGGCGTCCTGGGGTGCGTCCTCGGTGTCCTGGGCGAGGCGCTCGTGGAGTTGCCGCATGAGGGCGCCGAACGCGACGAGGGCGGCCGAGGGGGGTACGGCGGCCACGACGTACTCCATGGGCTGTGCGCCGTCGCCGACGCCGAACACGTTGAGCGCGATGGAGCCGAGGGATCCGAACGCGGCCAGAGTGACGGCCCACCAGTCCATGCCTTGTCGGGCGAGAGAGGCCCGGAGCATGAGGAGTTCTCCGGCGATGATGAACAGGTCGACGGTGGCGGGCCATGCCCAGGCGCGGGCGCCGTCGAGTCCGTTGCCGCCGGCGATGTCGTGGAGGTGTTCGTAGGACAGCCAGAATGCGGCGGCGGTGAGCAGGACGGTCACGACGGCGGCGCCGACGGCGAGGCCGTCTCGGGCGTTGTGGCGCTTCACTGGCCACCGCCGAGGATGACGAGCAGCTGGTCGGCGAGGTCGCGCAGCTGGTCGGCGTGCCGGTCGAGTGTGGCGGCGAGGTCGTACAGGGCTACGGGGTCGAGGGTGCGGCCGATGAGGCTGATGGACACGCCGGGGGTGCTGCTGCACAGTTCGGGGATCTCGGCGGTGGAGAACGGGGACTGGACGAGGGCGGCGTCGCCGATGTCGTGGCCGTGGAAGGCGAGGGTGACGTCCGGGCCCTGGTGGAGGATGTCGGCGCGGTAGTCGTCGGCCTTGTGGTTGGGGTGGCCGATGCACCAGGCCGGACAGGTGACGGTGACGTCGCCGTAGTCGACGGTGGGCAGCGTGACGATGCGCGGCTCGGTACTCACGGGCGCTCACCGCGCTCGTCGGCGAGGAAGGCGGTGACCTCGGGGAAGTGCCTGGCGACGAAGCGGCGGGCGTCCTCGTCCTCGTCGACGGGCTCGGCGCCGTGGGCGCGCAGCAGCAGGCGGAGGGCCTCGCGCTGGGCGCCGTATGCCTCCGGGTAGGAGAAGCCGTCACGGCTGCTGTCGCCGTAGGCGGTGAGCATGCGCTGGCCGACGCGGATGGCGACGGCGAGGTCACTCGACTCGGGGGTGTGGAGCGCGGCTGCGCGTTCCTGCTGCCCCTTGGCGTAGTCCACGTCGCAGAGGCGGTGCAGCTCGGCGAGGTGGACGAGGTTCTCGCTCATCGGGCGCCCCCGCTCTGGCGGGCGCGGCGGAGGGCCTCGTCCATGTCCGGGTCGCTGTCGCCGGGGCGGGGGTTGATGCTGACGGTGCGGAACCCGGTGGCGGCGGGGGTGTAGTAGCCGGCACCCGACTCCATGTCGCGGTTGGCGTACTGCCAGGTGCCGGTGTCGACGGGGGTCTCGGCCACGTTCTTGCGGGTCCGGTAGTGGGCGCCGACGGTGTTGCGGGCGATGGTGGCGAGCCATGCGTACATCTGCCGGTCGGTGGTGGCGCGGCATTTGTGGAGGTCAAGCCAGGCCCGGTAGAAGGCGTCGGCGGTGAGGTCTTCGGCGAGGGCGTGGTTGCCGCCGCGGACTTCGCGGGTGACGAGGCGGGTGATGGCGGGCTGGAAGGTGCGGTAGACCTCGGTGAACTGTGCGTTGAGCTGCTGCGTCGGGCTGATCGCGGACGATGCCGCGGGCGTGAGACGATCCATGGAGCCGTTCTCCTTGCTTGATCAAGGGTTCGGTCAGGGCTCCGGTCGGCGTTGACGCGCCTCCGGAATCCGGGGTAGTCACCCCTCGGCTCGGCGGTGCAGTCGCCTATAGCCGGGGGGTCTACTTTTTCTGTTGATCTGCAGTTGTGGAATCGGGCGGCGGTGCAGTCGCCGTTCCGTATTCGTTGATCGCTCTTCGTACTGCGCGGACGTCGATCCCGATTTCTCGGGCGACAGCCGACTTGCTGCCGAGTTCCAAGACGCCTTCCTCGAACGCTTCCGCTCGCCTCCGGGCGCTTGTTGCGATCTCCGCTTGCAACTCGCGCTGTCGCCGGGATTCGGCAGCAACGCGCTCGCGCCAATTGGTTGTTGGCACGACAGTCACTCTACTAGGACAGGCTGTCCTAGGCAACACCGACACGCCACTCACGCCGACGCCTTCGGCTGGTAGTACGCGAGCAGCGCCCAGTCCGGCGGCCCGTACGAGCACTGGCACCACTTGCACGTCAGCCGGGTCTGCCCCGGCAGGCGCGAGATCGCAGCGCCACAGACGGCGCCCTTGTCGTCGACCGCGATGCACGTACCGAGCCGCTGCGGACGCGGCACGGGATCTCCGACGATCGAGCGCGCAGACCGCTCCAGATCACCCACCTCCCGGAAGAGGTCGCCGGCCGCCGGATAGTGCTCCACCAGCCACTCCATCTCCATGCCCAGCCAACGGCAGTCCGCAGCCAGCCCGGCCGCCGCCGGCGCCCCATGCCGGGGCCAGCGCACCCGCTGCACGTCCACCCGCCACAGGTGCACCACCTCCCCGGCGCGGACCATGTTCACCGTGTCGAGGACGTCCTCGTCGACCGGGGACCGCGGCCCGGCCGCGCCCCGGGTGGAGACGATCTCGCCCCACCCGGAGTTGCGCGGTACGAGGCACTCGGCGACCTCCGTGTACAGGACGGGCAACTCCTGGAGGGTCTTCGCCAGCTTGATGGTGTGCCGCTCGCACAGATACCGGCCAGCCGCGTCCTGCTCGCACACCTCGCACGCGGTCATCGGTGGGCCTCGCCGAACTCCCGCAGATCTGCGGGAAGCGTCGATGGCAGATCTGCCATAGTCGACGTCCCGTTTGTCCGTGTCCCGTTTGCCCGCTCGCGCGCCGCGTCGAGCTGGGCCTGGGCGGCGCGGGCTGCCTTGCGGTCGCGGCGGTCGTCGAGGAGCCCGAAGCCGGCCTGGACGAGCAGCATGAAGTACGCGCCCGTGCTGAAGCCGACGGTGAGCAGTTGCAGTTCGTGGTCGGTCACGCTGCGAGTCCTTCCAAGGTGGGCCACAGGCTTCCGTCGAGGCCTCGGCGGTGGGTGTCGGGAACGACGGCGAGCGGCCAGCCCAGGTGATGCAGGCCCATCGCGAGCAGGGTGTACGCGTCGGCCTGGTCGTAGCGGCCGGGCCCGTCGCAGTCGACGCCGTAGCGGGCCTGTACGGCGTCGCGTACGGCGCCCTTGGAGCCGGAGCCCTTCCCGGTGGCGTACAGGGCCCGGCAGGACGGTGGTACGACCGCGTAGGGGATGCCTCGGCGCCAGCAGGCGTGCCGGACCATGACCCGGAGTCCGGCGAGATCTTCGTGCCGGTGGGCGACGCCGCCGCCGAACGACGGGCCCTCGATCACCACCAGGTCGGCGCCGCGGATGTGGTCGGCGACCTGGTCGAGGATGAGCGCGAGTCGGGGGTGCCCGCGTACGCCGGCCCGGGGGCGGATGACGTCGGTCCAGCCCTCGCCCGCCACCCCCGTACAGGTGAGGCTGACGTCCAGGCCGATCACCCGGGGTCCGGCAGGGGTACGCACGATCCGCTGCCCCTTTGCGGGGGAGCCGGACTCCACCGCAACCGTGGCCGTATCGCCACGGCTGGTCTCGTTCGGCATAGCGGGCTCCTTCGGGGTGGGGGACCTGGACCTCCGTTATGGAGGTCCAGGTCTGTGAGCTGGGTGGTTAACCTCTGGGGGCGGCCGGCCCGAGTCCCGCGGGCCGGCCGTTCGCCTGCGGGTCAGACGTTGATCGGTTCTCCGTGCAGCGTGTTCATGGCCGCGATGACGCGGTCGTCCATCCACGAGAACCAGCAGCCGCCGGAGAGCAGGTGGGCCTTGACACCTTCGACGGTGGTCGGGGGCCGCCTGTCGTCGGCGTAGTGGATGGTCACTTCGGGCAGGCCATGGAACCGTGCCGTGTCGGGGATCAGCTTGTTGACGATGTACTCGGCGGTGTCCTGAGCGAGTTGGTCGCGGTCGAGGTCGGTCACTGGTTCTCCTTGGTGGTGTCGTTTGCGGCCGAGTCGGACTCGGCCGCAGTTCCGTCCGTGGTGCGGGCGGGTCAGGTGGTCAGCGGCACGGGCGCCGGGCAGGCGGACAGCAGGCGCGTCCAGGCGTCAGCGGCGTCGGCGGCGATGTACTGCTCGCCACCACTTGCGTCGGCCACGTCCGCCCAGCCGTTCTCTGCCTGCTCTCGGGTGGGGCGCGGCTCCAGCTCGGCGTGCTCGGCGCTGCAGAACGAGGCGACGCTGGCGCTTCCGCTCGCCCACATCTCCGGGGCGCTGGCGGACAGGCCGAGCACGGTGGCGGGCAGGTTGCAGTGCTGGCCGTTGATCTCAAGGTCGCAGTGCTTGGACAGGTTCATCAGGTTCTCCTTGGTGGTTGCGAGGTGTCAGGCCGCGGCCTTGACGCCGAGCTGGTTGAGGATCGTCGTGAACTGGTGGATCGCCTGAAGGTCGGACACCTCGCCGGCACTGCTGCCGTGCGACACCTGGATGCCCTTCAATCGGCAGTAGTTGAGCTGCTTGCTGCTCGCCGGCCTCTCCCGCCAGAGGGCTGCGCGGGTGGCGAGCCAGCGGCTGCCCATGGCGCGGGCCTGCTGCTCCAGCCACGCCTTCGCGGCGGACAACGGCAGCGGCACGTCGTTCTTCGGGCCGACGACGCCGTTGTTGAGGTCGAACCGGCGCAGCCAGTACGTCCGGTCGACCGGGTTACGGACCAGGAAGACGTACGCGGCATCCGTGACCGGGATGAACCAGATACCGGACGCCGTCTTCAGCCAGCGGACCGACGACCCGTGGAACAGGTCGATCTCCTCCACCTGAATCCGGGACAGATCCAGGTGACGCTTCGTCTTCTCCTCCGCCTCCCGCACGGCCTCCCGCAGGGTCTGCTCCTCGTCCTGCATCACCACCTGACGCCCGGTGAGGTCGACGATGGAGGCGAGCTGATGCCGGGTGGAGGCGCCCATCACGTCGAGGACCAGGGCGTCCTTCTTGCCGGTCTCCGGGGACAGACGGAGCGCCCGTCCGACCATCTGGCAGTACAGGCCGGCCGACTTCGTGGGGCGGGCGATGACCGCGCACGACGTCCACGGGGCGTCGAACCCCTCCGTCAGGACCATGCAATTCGTGAGGACCTGGACGTCACCGGCCCGGTACCTCTTCAGCGTGGCCGTACGATCCTCGCGGGACATGTCGCCCCAGACCGCGGCAGCCGTGATGCCGGCGGCGGTGAAGGCGTCCGCCATGGACTGCGCGGTCTCCACCGTCGGGGTGAAGGCGACGCCGGGCCGGTCGGTGGCGTGCAACCGGTACGCCTCGGCGACGACCTCGGCGGCCCCGGAGTCGTCCAGGGCCTGACCGAGCTGGCCGTCCTGGAGGTCACCGTGCCGGGACTTCACCGAGTCCAGGTCGAGGCCGGGCACGGTGACGCGCTTGCCGCGTACGTCGCACAGGTAGCCGTCCTCGATCATCTCCAGGATGTCGAGGGTGAAGACGACCTCTTCCCACACTTCGGCCAGGCCGCCGTCGGTGCGGGTCATCGTCGCGGTGAAGCCGGCCGTGGGGATGCCGCGCCAGGCGCCGAAGTGCTCCAACACCGTCATGTAGGTGCGGGCGGCGGCGTGGTGGCACTCGTCGACGACGACCATGCCGATGCCCGTGATGGCCCGGCGGCGGCGTTCCACGGCCAGGGTCTGGATGGAGGCCACGACGACGTCGACGTCCTGGTGCTCGTCGCGTTCGGCCTTGACGATGCCGACACGCAGTCCGGGCGCGACGGCCTTGATCTTGTCGGCGGCCTGGGCGAGGAGTTCCTCGCGGTGGGCGATGACGAGGGCGCGTTCACCGCGGGCCGCGAGGGCGGTGAGCCGTTCGAGGATGAGGTTGGAGAAGACGACGGTCTTCCCGGCGCCGGTGGGGAGGACGACGGCGAGCCGGTTGTTGTCGCCCTGCCAGCCTTCGACGAGGGCCTTGATGGCCTCCGCCTGGTACGGGCGCGGGGCGAACGTCTCGGGCGTTTCAGACATGGCGGTCACCTCGGTTCGTGAAGTCCTGGGCTTTTGCCGGGAGTGCAGGGAGCGGCAGGGAGTAGTGCAGGGAGTCGGCGCCCGACCTCCGACCGCTCTCACCTGTTGTTTTGCAGGGAGGCAGGGACTTGCAGGGAGTTCTCTCAATACCAATGCAGTGAAGGAGTTGGGGTTTGACGTCGCTGCGTACAGACACGGACATGTGATGCGCGATGTGCATGTGATGCGCATGTGCAGTAAGAGAGGGGAGGCAGCCCCCTGCAAGTCCCTGCGTCCCTGCGTCTCCGCTGGTCACGCCTCGTGCAGGGAGTCGGCCAGGTCCCTGCGCTACTCCCTGCGAAGTCCCTGCACTCCCGGCAACGGTGCGGGTCACCGTCCACCTCCGGTGGCGCTGCGGCTCTGGTGAACCTCGACACGCCACAAGTTCTGGCACTTGTGTGAGTCCCAGACCTTGACGGGCTTGTAGTTGTCGAGCTCCGGGGCGCTGAAGTAGCGGCCCTCCCTGCTCTTGAGCCAGCCACCCAGGCCCTGGGAAGAAGGGAGTTCTCCGTTCTTCAGTCGGGGCACCTGCTCTGGGACGGCGGCGATGACTGCGCCCGCTGGTACGGGCTCGCCTCCGAGCTTCCGGTGCCAGGCTGCGAGGAAGGCGGCCCACTCCTGCTCTTCGTCGTCCTGACCCGCGTTCTGGCTGCGGTCGGCCAGCCATCCGGGGACCCCGAGGAAGGCGAGTAGGCCGGCCACCATGCTGGCCCACTCCGAGTAGTCGCCCTTGCGGACACGCACGGTCTCCGCTCCGGCGGCGAGCCAGGCCCGGACCATGGTGACGGCAGCAGCGACGACCGTGGAGGCGTTGGCGCGGAGCCAGGGCCGGAGGTCTCCTACGCGGAATCCGTCACGCTGGTCGGGGTCGGGGCAGTTGGGGTCCAGGCGTACCCACATGGCCCGGCGTCCGTTGTCTCCACCGGTACGCAGGCCGTTGCCCGTGAGGATCCACAGGCGGTCGTTGGGCATGGTCACGGACGCGGTAGAGCCGAGGACGCGATCGCCCCAGTGCTCGGCGGTGAGCAGGGATGACAGGACGGGCGACTTCACGACGTAGCCGTTGGGCAGGTTGTCGAGGACGACGACGGGCTGCCCGGTGGTGTAGAGCTGCGTTGTGATGCTCTTGCGCAGCTCGGTGTCGTTCTCGGGCCACGCTGTCTCGGCGATGCCGTAGGCGTACTTCAGGATGTCCTTCAGGAGGCTCTTGCCACTGCTGGGCGAGGTCGCCGTCAGGAGGAACATCGGGGTCGGGCCGTAGAAGTACGGGCGCATGATCGGGGTCAGCAGTGCACCGAGGAAGTGTGCGCGGTCGGAGGGCTGTGCCCACGGGAAGTCGGCCAGCATCTGGTCTAGGACGATCTCCTTGGCTCGCGCGAGACTCTGGTCCGTCACCTGCGGTTGCAGACGGCGCAGCGGGACGCGCGGTTGAAGGTAGAGGCCGGTGGCCTTGTCGTAACCAGGCGCTTGCAGGAGCGTCCCGTCCCGCCGGATCACCGGCGAGGTGACGATTCCCCGGAGCGGAGGCAGGGGCCAGTCCTTGCGGCCCAGGATGGTGCCGCAGGTCTTGGGCATCATCAACTCGCGGACTGCTTTAGTGCCTTGAGTCAGGGGGTCGGCGACTACTTGGTATGTGTCGACGTGTTCGGCGAGGTACGCGCGCAGGTTGTCCGCACCGAGCTGCTGCATGAGCGGGTTGCCGTTGTCGTCTTGGTGGACCCACGTCGGTCCGCCGGAGCGCTTGTACAGGTCAGGTAGACGTCCGTCCGCCATGAGGCCCAGCGTGCCGTCGAGTGCGTCGGCCTCGATGGTGACGTCCAGCTCGGGCTTGGACGTGACGACGCGTAGGTCCGGGCCGCCCTCGAACGCCTCTTGTTCGTCTGGGGCGTGGTCGGGGTCGAGCGCCGAAGAGCCGTCCGTGAACGGGCCGGTGGAGGGTGGTACGAGGCTGACGTGAGTTCGTCGTGTCCCAGATCCGAACCCCCGGTTGCCGAGTTCGGCGGCGGCCTTCTTGAAGTCGGCCAGGCTGGTGCCGCCCTGGGTGAGCAGCGTGTAGGCGGCGAACTTGTCGTAGGGCACCTCTGCCTCGAACACGGTGGAGGTGCTGAAGACGAAGAGCCGGTCGCGGTCCTTCGCGTGGCCGGTGGTCGCGGAGATACCGCGGGTCTTGCCTTGGCGCCGCCAGTACGTCGTACTGCCTCGGGTGAAGATCGGGTCCAACTCGTCGCCGATGATGTCCGGCCAGTCGACCTTGTTCTCGAAGTCGTCGCCAGGGCGCACGTATCCGGCAGGGAGTTCGCGCTTCGGCCGGGGTGCGGTCTTGGCCTTCTCCTCGGAGGGCAGCGTGTCGAGCATCCGGCAGACGTCGCGGATCGCGGCCATGGTGTCCGCGTCGATGGTGGGGATGTTGGCGGGGCTGCCGGTGAGACGGACGTAGGGCTTGCCGCTGGAGTGGACGGTTCCGCCGGACGGCTCGACCAGCCCGTAACCGCCCTCGCCGCGCGTCTCGATCTGAACCCGCACGATCTTCGCGTTGGGCTTCTCGCGGAGCCGCTGCCGCTCCTCGGGGGTGTACTCGTCCTCGCGGGCGGGGCGGGAAGCGAGCTTGGTGTTGCCGGGGACGTCGGCGCCCTCGATACGGGCGCGGAGGTGAACGCCCTGTCCCTCCCCACCAGGGCTCTGTGTGACCCAACCGGTGAGGATCGCGCGCCAGGGTTCGCCGAGGCCGGATGCGTCCATGATCTCGGTGAGTTCGTCGAGGAGTCCGTCGCGGACGGCGTGGTCCTCGATTTCGAGCATCTCAACGTTGCCGGAGACGGCGCCGTAGACGGCGGCGATTCCGGCGGGGCGGTCTCCGCCGAACCACTGGTCGTGTTCGGCGGGGGTGGATCGCTGGACCTTGTAGGGGCTCCAGCTGCGGAGAGCTGCGGCCTTGCTGCCGTCGGCCTTGATGGGGATGGCGCACAGGCCGGCGTCGTCCAACTCGCGGGCTGCGGCCCGGAGGTCGGGGGGCTGTGCTTCTGCCGGACCGGTGGGGTTGTTCACGAACGTATCCCTTGTGCTGGATCTGGTTGTGGTCCGTGAGCGCCAGGGGCAGGCGGGGGAGTGCCTGCCCCTGGCGGGTCCTCAGCCGGTTCCGTCCTGGTCGAGGGCGCCGAGCGGACCGCGTCGGATCTGCTCGCGCACGACCTCCGCGGACGGCAGCGGCCCGTCGGCGAGGATGGCGGCCGTCATGGTCTCGCCCGTATGGCGGGCGATCCCGTCGTCGCCGATGCGTACGACGTCGATCTGGTCGCCGATCCCGGATTCGACGGCGGCCCGCCTGAACGCGGGCATCACGTTCGCCATCAGCTCCTTGCCCCACGGCCCTTCGAGGGCGAGGAGCATGGCCATCTGCCAGTTGCAGACGGGGACTTGGTGGCTGCCGCCGTCGGCGCGGTGGTTGGTGAACTCGTCGACGCGGGGCGGTACGGCCGGCTCTTCGGCAGCCTCGGCGATCTCCTCGTCATGCAGCTGGTGCCACTGCTCGGGAGTGGCGCCGGTGATCTCCAGGACTTCGTGGACGAAGAACCAGTCGCCGTCGCCGTCTGTGGGGTCGGCGAGGGCGGGGCGGAGTTCGCCGAGCCCCATGAAGCCGACCGTCTTGTGGACGTCGGGGATGTTGCGGCCGTGCCGTTCGGCGAGGTCGCAGACGGAGAAGACGGTGCGGGCCTTGTAGCGGGCGATGCGTCCGGCGTTACGGTCGCGGCGGATCTGCGCGCGGAAGGATTTCGGGTCGGTGTTCACGCCGCCGTCTCCTTGATCGCGGGCCGGGCCGGACGGTTGGGGCCACCACGAGCGGCCCCAGCGTCGACGTGCTCGTCCATGAGGTCGGTCATGGCGCGGACGGTGGCCTCGGGATCGGGCGACTCGGAGATGATCCGGACCTGCAGGGCGTGGAAGTCGTCCAAGGCGGGGCTGCCGAGCCCGGCGCGGTTCATCTCGGCGTGCCCGGCTTCCAGCTGCTCGATGATCGAGGTGTGCGCAGGGGTCAGCATCCGGTCGCCTCCGTGGATCCGGCGGTGCCCGGGTTGCGGGCGGTGTGGGCGAGGGCCTGGAGCTGTGCGGCGAACGCGGCCAGGCGTGCCGCAAACAGGTCGGCCTGGTCGGGGGTGAGGTAGCTTTCCTCGCCGCCGCCGAACTCGATGCGGATGTGCGGGGTGCGCATCAGCGGGTCCGGGGCGTAGGTGTCCTGGTACAGACGGGCGTACGCGAACAGCAGGTCGTCGACGCCCTGGAGGTTGGGCACCATCAGGTCGATGTGCGCGCCCGCGTGGTCGATGTCGTCCAGGTTCTGGGTGTTCTCGTCAGTGTGGTCGTTGTTGCACCATCCGGTGGGGCAGGCGATGGGGACTTGGATGCCCTTGACGACGGCCGTGGTGATGGCCAGTCCGGCGAAGGTGTTGTCGACGCTCGTCATGCCGTCACCGCCTGGTGGGCGAGAAGGGCGCGGACGGCCCAGAGTCGCTGGCCCGGGTCCTGGCCGGTGGGGACGACGATGATGCGGAGGCCGTCCTTGAGCTCCAGGTAGTAGGCGTAGAACTTGTCGCGGAGGCTCTCGTCGAGGGTGGAGGTGTCCCACTCCTCGACCTGGAGGCGGTATTCGGTGGCGAGGGCCTCGAAGATGGCGGCCGGGCTGGCGACGGGGACCTGAACCCCGTCGACTACGGCGGGCATGCGGGACGGGTCTGCGAACGGATCGGTCGACCTTGCCGTTGGGGTCTGTGCCATGCTTCTCATAGAGCTGTCCTGATCTCTTCATTGCTGGTGAGTGCGGATTTGCTCGACTGAGGCGGCCCGGCTGGTACCCGGGCCGCTTCGTTGTTTTCGGCGGCCGCTCCGGCCTGGTACGTCGGAGCGGCGCCGTTCGCCTCGGGCAGGAGCCCGAGGAAGCGGTGGAGGTCGACAGTCCGGGCGACGCGTCGGCGGCCCAGGCGGATGACCTCGATGGGCAGCCTGTTCTCGGCTGCCAGCTGGTAGGTGGTGCTCTCGGCGAGGCCCAGGGCTCGTCCGACGATCGGCCACAGCGGGACGACGGCGGGCTGGTCAAGGATCTCGGCGATGGTCAGGGCAGCGGTCGTCATGCCGACGCCTGCTGGGGTGGCGCTGTCGCCACTTGCTTACGAAGCCTGTCGATGAGCTGTCCGTAGAGCAGTGCAGCTTCACCTCGCGGTCGTCGCGTGCCCCGCTCCCAGCGCCAAACGGTGGACTGGTCAACGCCGCATGCTCGCGCCACCTCACCGATCGACAGCCGGGCTACGGTCCGCAGCTGCTCGGCTTCGCCGCTGGCTACAACGGCGCGCACTTCTGCCAGACGGAGAACCTGTGTGTCTGTCACGAAAGGAACCTTGCCAGTTTCTTGCCTCACACGCAACCTTGAGCCTTGCCAGGTCCTTGCAGTTCCCGCGAGTTCTCGTGAGTTCCCGCCAGTTCTCGCGAGTTCCATCTAGTTTCCGGGAGTTTCAGCGAGGCCACATCCAGTCTCCGAAGCTTCACGATTCGCCGTCGTGCAGGGTGGGCGAAGTGGGGCAACGCTGCGGCTTTTCCGGCGGATTGACCTTTTCAGCCCCTTCGGTCCCGCTGGCGTCGACACCGGGTACGCGCCCCATTCCGGTCGACTAGGGCACCCCCCGAACGGCAAGGCTTAATGGCAAGGGTCTGTAGCCACTCGTAACCACTCGTCGCCACTCGTAGCCACTCATAGCCATCCGGATCCAAGCCTGCGGGTAGAGCAAGGCAAGGCTTGTCTTGCCAAAAGCTTGCCGTTCCGGCATGGTGAAGGCGTGCAGAAGACACAGTTCCCCCACGACTGGATCAGCTCGGCATGGCCGAAGCATGAGCTCAATGTGCCGCTCGACCTGTCGGCCATGAAGCTGGTCCAGGTCGGCTACGTCCTTGTCCCGGAGTACTTCTCATGGTCACTGGAAGCCCCGGAAATGACGGAGGGCACGGATGATGTGAGGGGGATCATCGTCAGCTTCAAGGCCACGCCCGATGGGCTGGAGACGATGATGATCCTCGGAGCCAATCTCGATCTTGAGGAGTGGCTGCCATGGGTGATTGCTCGCCTCCCCATGGAGAGCTGGAAGGCATTGGCCACAGAGGAGATGGTGCGCTGGCTGGCCGATGACGAGGTTCGCCTCCTGGTACCCCAACTCGCTGACAGCTCCGAGACCCCTGCCATCTCCCTCACGAAGAAGCCTCAGACGGCGAAGCCAAGGCGCTACAAGATCACCGACAGGCATCTTAAAGAAGTGGTCGGCGTATACACGGAAGCCGTCGAGAACGGAGAGCCGCCCACGCGGGCGGTGGCAGATCGGTTCGAGGTCGCTCATTCCACTGCTGCAAAATGGGTCGGGAGGGCTAGGCGCGACGGCCTACTTGAAGGTGTGGCCCAGAAGTGGGGTGCAAGTAAGGAATGAAGGGTTCGACGTACCGCCGTTGTTACTGCCGCGACGCGAGCGGCAAGGCGCTGAACAAGGCCTGCCCGCAGCTGTCGTCCCGACGGCACGGAGTGTGGGCCGTGCGCCAGGAGCTGCCCAACCGGCAGGACGGCACCCGCCGTTCGTTCTCCCGCTCCGGGTACGACACCGCCAAGGACGCCCAGGGCGACCTCGACAAGGTGCGCGCCCTCCTCGACCTGCCCGACGGCGACGACACCGAAGCACAGACGAAGATCGGTGACCTGCTTGAGGTGGTCAGCAAGAACAAGGACGCCCCGCTGCCCGACCTCGCCGAGACCCGCCGCCGGTTCCGCGCCGGCCAGCCGCTCACCTCGAAGACGACCGTCGGGGACTGGCTGGATGAATGGTGGGAGGCGAAGAAGCGGAAGAAGAGCACGCTCACCAACTACAGCTCCCACATCCGCGTGCACCTCAAGCCGGGCATCGGACACGTCCTCCTCGACCGGCTCAACGTCGGGCACCTGGTGGAGCTCTTCGACGCCATCGACACGGCCAACGAGACGATCGAGGCGGAGAACCAGCAGCGGCGCGAGCAGCAGGCGCGAGCGAAGTGGGGCAAGCAGTCCCGGCCGCCGGCCGCCGAGACGGCCCGGCTGGCCGAGGAGCGCGCGAAGCTGGAGGCACTCCCCCCGTACCGGCGGGTCACCGGTCCTGCGACGCAGCAGCGGATCCGGGCGACCCTGCGCTCGGCGCTCAACTCGGCGATCTCCCGGCAGCTGCTCACGTTCAACCCGGCCGCGCACGTCGAGCTCGTCTCGGGGAAGCGGCCGAAGGCTGTGCTGTGGACTCCCGAGCATGTGGAGCGGTGGCGGGAGACGGGTGAGAAGCCGTCAGGGGTCATGGTGTGGACGCCGGTTCAGGTCGGTGAGTTCCTCGACCACGCCGAATCCGACCGCCTCTACGCCCTGTTCCACCTGATCGCGTTCCGGGGCCTGCGCCGCGGCGAGGCTGTCGGCCAGGCATGGTCCGGGATCAGCTTCACCGAGGCCCGCCTGACGGTCTCTAAGACGATCATTCAGGACGGGTGGACGCCGGTGGAGAGCGACCCGAAGACGGAAGGCAGCGCTGCGACGATCGCCCTGGGCCCGGCGACCCTCCAAGTCCTCGCGGAGCACCGGGTCCGGCAGCAGGCCGAGCGTCAGGCGTGCCTCGGCAAGGAGCTGCCGTGGCAGGAGACGGGGAAGGTGTTCGTCGACGAGGACGGCGGCTGGCTGCATCCGGAGAAGGTCTCGGACGTGTTCCGGCGGCTGTGCCGGGAGGCCGGGCTGCCCCCGATCAATCTTCGTGATCTACGCCACGTGGCGGCAACTCTCATCCATGCGGGTGGT
This genomic interval from Streptomyces sp. B21-083 contains the following:
- a CDS encoding DUF6907 domain-containing protein, which encodes MSTEPRIVTLPTVDYGDVTVTCPAWCIGHPNHKADDYRADILHQGPDVTLAFHGHDIGDAALVQSPFSTAEIPELCSSTPGVSISLIGRTLDPVALYDLAATLDRHADQLRDLADQLLVILGGGQ
- a CDS encoding RNA polymerase sigma factor, with translation MDRLTPAASSAISPTQQLNAQFTEVYRTFQPAITRLVTREVRGGNHALAEDLTADAFYRAWLDLHKCRATTDRQMYAWLATIARNTVGAHYRTRKNVAETPVDTGTWQYANRDMESGAGYYTPAATGFRTVSINPRPGDSDPDMDEALRRARQSGGAR
- a CDS encoding DEAD/DEAH box helicase, with the translated sequence MSETPETFAPRPYQAEAIKALVEGWQGDNNRLAVVLPTGAGKTVVFSNLILERLTALAARGERALVIAHREELLAQAADKIKAVAPGLRVGIVKAERDEHQDVDVVVASIQTLAVERRRRAITGIGMVVVDECHHAAARTYMTVLEHFGAWRGIPTAGFTATMTRTDGGLAEVWEEVVFTLDILEMIEDGYLCDVRGKRVTVPGLDLDSVKSRHGDLQDGQLGQALDDSGAAEVVAEAYRLHATDRPGVAFTPTVETAQSMADAFTAAGITAAAVWGDMSREDRTATLKRYRAGDVQVLTNCMVLTEGFDAPWTSCAVIARPTKSAGLYCQMVGRALRLSPETGKKDALVLDVMGASTRHQLASIVDLTGRQVVMQDEEQTLREAVREAEEKTKRHLDLSRIQVEEIDLFHGSSVRWLKTASGIWFIPVTDAAYVFLVRNPVDRTYWLRRFDLNNGVVGPKNDVPLPLSAAKAWLEQQARAMGSRWLATRAALWRERPASSKQLNYCRLKGIQVSHGSSAGEVSDLQAIHQFTTILNQLGVKAAA
- a CDS encoding bifunctional DNA primase/polymerase, which encodes MNNPTGPAEAQPPDLRAAARELDDAGLCAIPIKADGSKAAALRSWSPYKVQRSTPAEHDQWFGGDRPAGIAAVYGAVSGNVEMLEIEDHAVRDGLLDELTEIMDASGLGEPWRAILTGWVTQSPGGEGQGVHLRARIEGADVPGNTKLASRPAREDEYTPEERQRLREKPNAKIVRVQIETRGEGGYGLVEPSGGTVHSSGKPYVRLTGSPANIPTIDADTMAAIRDVCRMLDTLPSEEKAKTAPRPKRELPAGYVRPGDDFENKVDWPDIIGDELDPIFTRGSTTYWRRQGKTRGISATTGHAKDRDRLFVFSTSTVFEAEVPYDKFAAYTLLTQGGTSLADFKKAAAELGNRGFGSGTRRTHVSLVPPSTGPFTDGSSALDPDHAPDEQEAFEGGPDLRVVTSKPELDVTIEADALDGTLGLMADGRLPDLYKRSGGPTWVHQDDNGNPLMQQLGADNLRAYLAEHVDTYQVVADPLTQGTKAVRELMMPKTCGTILGRKDWPLPPLRGIVTSPVIRRDGTLLQAPGYDKATGLYLQPRVPLRRLQPQVTDQSLARAKEIVLDQMLADFPWAQPSDRAHFLGALLTPIMRPYFYGPTPMFLLTATSPSSGKSLLKDILKYAYGIAETAWPENDTELRKSITTQLYTTGQPVVVLDNLPNGYVVKSPVLSSLLTAEHWGDRVLGSTASVTMPNDRLWILTGNGLRTGGDNGRRAMWVRLDPNCPDPDQRDGFRVGDLRPWLRANASTVVAAAVTMVRAWLAAGAETVRVRKGDYSEWASMVAGLLAFLGVPGWLADRSQNAGQDDEEQEWAAFLAAWHRKLGGEPVPAGAVIAAVPEQVPRLKNGELPSSQGLGGWLKSREGRYFSAPELDNYKPVKVWDSHKCQNLWRVEVHQSRSATGGGR
- a CDS encoding DUF2637 domain-containing protein — its product is MKRHNARDGLAVGAAVVTVLLTAAAFWLSYEHLHDIAGGNGLDGARAWAWPATVDLFIIAGELLMLRASLARQGMDWWAVTLAAFGSLGSIALNVFGVGDGAQPMEYVVAAVPPSAALVAFGALMRQLHERLAQDTEDAPQDAQDADASPTVLSVPAITEVVPPGIRLLPMTARPVPTVTLEREDAQDAGRTPELPPGTDQDAEDADDGPPPEPPLMTSAQVALMYGIDPSTVRSWVAVGRLTVHSKDARGRNLFHPDALPARQGVPA